The DNA sequence aacaactttatttcttataattatcTGTATTAGACAAATATATAATGTGTTCTCCTTAACAAATGAATGTGTTATAAATAACTCTTCTAAACTTTGAGATTCATCAATTTCATTCAATCTCATTATGAAGGTTCATCAAGTTCGAGTGGTAATCGAGGAGAGGATAATGattttgttgcaaaaggatTAAGTAGAAAACACAACAAAGGTACAATGATAATGTAGGTACTTCGGTGCATGGCATGTGTTGTGGAGTAGTAAGAGTAAGAGATATACATAGTTGAACTTCTTGTTCTCAACTTTTTGTTTAGTCAAAATTGTAGTGGTGACCATTTTGAACTTAAGATACGTCTAAGTTTCAcgttaataaaaatgataaatttgaataacatgtatgaaaagaaaaaaaaaaactaacaaactTCGTTAACTTAAAGTTTGTACTCCATGAATCtatacatgttaaattataatttttaattaggttatttgaactacttttttcttcaattggttttctatttattttttaattaagcgTTTTCGTCATACTTGGCTGTTGTAATAATAGCTTAACTGTTTTGAGTTAGTTGTATGAATTTGCAATAAAGTGGTTACAATTTGAAGTTTAAAGGTTATTGTAAAAAGAACATTTGGGTGCACTGAACTCGCAAAAGATTGAGAATATTATCGAaatatttggttaaaaattGGGTTGAAAACATGAGAATACTGGGCAGAGATTGATTGACACGATGATAAAGTAATAGATTAATTATAttcatgtaattaattttatataataaaagttaaatgcACGTCCATTAAGAAAtggttaaaaatttaaattaaaaactgtcaaataattaaagatttttggTTTATTAGTCAATTGCATGGAAAATAAAGTGTAAActataataagttaaaaaaattactacattacgaaaatatgaattatacaGAGGATGTAATTAATAAGAAACCAACGAATTAAGTTAGGCCAAATGAGAAAGATGTGGTTTAATTGTATTATGATACAGTAAGCATCTTCCAACTCGTTAGGTTTGGAATAAAAGCGAAACCACAAAAAAGAGACACTTGTCCAGAGTGGCTTTGGAATGGACTTTTCATctttatctatttattattacctccatttttttaatttttagtatttaacgtttttaacatattaaggtatattcaacattttattttttcgaaATATTTATAGTCACTTATATGAAACAAATTGTTGTCCTGTTTTCATTAAAACTAGCATGAATGCTACATTATAAGTATACAACTCTATGAATAGGGGTATAAATAGGTAAAACAGGCTGCTAGCCGCCAATTATCttaaaaccaaaattttaagcttgaaaaaaaaatgttaagtcTAGTTGGTtgacatatatactcaatagtattatatatcttatacataatatatgacatatatcttatattatatatatatatatatgtaaaattattaatatgaatAACAAGTTTTATactaagaataataatttaattgaaaattaaaatattgaatatatgAATTGATAATTTTACCTCCATAGTTTatgaactaataaaaaaattattaatttataaaaaaaaatataatagctAATTGTATAGCTAAAATAAATCGCAAACTAAAAtgaagtgaaataaaaaatgtaaattaagtCGACACAcgttgttttttaaattattcaattatcaattatcaattatcacttattattttaaaacaaatacaaccaaaatttgatttatttattatatacaataaataaaaataatttatatagatATTTTTGCCACTTttaatcaagtttttttttttaatttacagtaCTCGAATCTAACATagtatttgttaatttaaatttagttttatttgaattaatttaattttttattttacagcAAATAGATCAgtaattttttgaatgaaaggttaaatataattttagtctttgaatcttgaagtaaaatttaaatttgtctttatctgaaattttgatacattatggtccttaaactttaaaaattaataaatatataaattttaactcGATTacattaatatcttttatatgtCAAATATGTTTCATACTAACATCTCaattgtttacatcgtttgTCACGTTATCACTTCGATATCAGCTGAAAAACGcctttaaaatgtaaaaaaaggttaacgtaattggattaaaaagattatattcattcatttttcaaagtttatgaaccaaaatgtatcaaaatttcagACAcgaaaaatttttaatttcacattaaaatTCAAGGACCAAAACTATTTAAAccttaaattaaattgttatgtTATTAGAACTATGATGAATTAGCCTTTTAGAATTGTTTGTAtatgtaatgaaaaaaatatgattataaattagattaacttttatattattttaagtatttatttaatattaataaataataaaatataaaattaaatatcataataaataaaaaatttgattatgataattttttattttatcaactgTTGGATGAGcgacaatttaataaatgtaatttaaacTAAAAGGTAACATTTATATAGATGTGATTTAAGCAACCATTTAAGAACTTTTGttgtactaaataaaaaatgttatatattacCTATGATCACGTTTACctatatcatatataaaataacttaatttaaagttttagaccacaatttttataatttaaaccaCAGTTTTATGTTATTGTCTAAAGTGAttcttattcatgtatttttttattgctaaaacaaaaatatataatttttgtaatgaatattataaaaacaagactgttaaataaaatagaaaataaacttttttgcacataatgtaattatttacattgCAAACGAAATAGCTAAATAATCCTAGTTATGATTTCATTATTAATgagttcaaaaatttaaaagaacgAAATACATTTCTTatgtgatttattttatatactacaaaaaatatttgattaatgaataattttagtgactaaaaataattagttattatagtgaccaatttaaatataaatttattaataaaaaattattggtaactaaaatagtttcaaattataattggtctttaaattggtaactaaaataatttatattataaattagtctctaatatTGATCactaattagaaaattagttactaaattggtctctaaaatttatcaatatttaatagtttttgtGTAATGATAGTTATAATCGTATTAAATTATgagtttatttttgttgtatgaTAATTagtaaatatgtaaattttgattgttttattttcatcatttattAGGTCactaaataatatgataattcacCAAAATAGTTAAATGTTGAAtgactttgattaattttgtttattttcttttaggaTAACATATTTtctcattatttaattattttttgtaaaacaaattcattttctgATTATGCGGTAAGATGAGGATATGTGTATATTTTGTTTCtgatatttttttgtataatgacttatcatatatttttaggGAAAAAAACGTGAtgaataaaattcatttatttttttatgctttgttacaataaaattattagtttgtttataaGTTTTTGTAAAAGAACAAGTTGGATAAAATTGGGCTAGACTTAATCTTTAAAAAGTGTAACTAAGGCTTAAAAGAAATAGTTGTAATAAGGAGATAAATCATACTAAGTtcctaataattatttaaatcaatcTAGATACCAAAACTTGATTTGATATGTTTTCATCGctaattatcaaatatttctctaagaaaaagtatttattaCTCAACTATAAACAAAGatgtaataagaaaaaaaaagtctacagctttatgttaaaattctgaaataaattaaatctttAAAACGAAAAACTAACACACCCTCAGTTTTAAAATAGAGACCAATAAGATATGATTCCACGTACCAATAGTTGATAATTTTTAGTGTTGTATCACAATTTTTTCCGTATAAATTCATCTTGCACaaataaatcatattaaatatatgatttaatatatatatatatatatatatatatatatatatatatatatatatatatatatatatataatgaaaatattaagaataacacttactataatataacatctacatatattttaaaagatagtgactaaataatttaatttatcttatttcttcATTTATTGGCTATAAGTTCATGCATTAGATTAGGTGGACAAATTGGAGGGCCAAGTCAGCAAACCTACCtcattactatattttttttgttaggtGGACTAAGTTACGGACTCAcccaatttattttatcaacagAATTATATTCTCtagatataataaatagtacatatgttaaatgttttataaatacttaattaattaccTATTAAATTCTAGTCTACTTATATGTTGACGAAGAATGAGTTTATGATAATATTGGAAAGTTGTATTAATAACATTAAGTATCACATTAATGTTTAGGTTTAAGCCTTTATTTTTTTGTCCCCACTAGATGGCACGTGGAGATATAAGAGAAGTGTTAGCACTGTCTTGGATATGAGGCAGACAAGGGAGGGACCCCTACGAGAAATGTAGATTCAGTTTTAGTGTATTCCTCACTCTTACAactttataaacattttattttctaacatcccacataaaatttgttatatctatttttattacattttaaatattctcgTATTTACTTAAAtgtatattacatatttttcatagtaaaattaaaacaaataaaatatggatatatgaataaaacaatatatatatatatatatatatatatatatatatatatatatatatatatatatatatatatatatatatatatatatattatatgggTTAAAACggtctttaaaattttgatccaaacttgaaattgtttttatcttaaacttttatatagttaaattactaaactttaaaaataaattggttttttaatgtatttaacaGTGGGTTAGGTTAACGTTTTAATTATTTACGCTATTTGAcatgttttaattcaaataacaatttaaaaaatagtttaagatGTGATAAGAGGACTATAtccatttttaaagtttggagactaaattatatcaaaatttgtgagagacaaattttaatttcgggtttaaatttagaaactacaaatatatttaaaattttatatattaattataataaaccCATATTAAACATCATTGTGTAACTTGACATATCAGTTAAGATGACACTGCAAAATATATCTATCACTTATCATTATacgaaaaaattgtaaaagaactaaaatgtaacaaaaaaatacaaaacatgaaATATGGACAAATGATACctataataaaaatgtcaaaactTATAatcagtggcggaacttggagtAAAATTATAGgggggccaaattagatttgttatatataatcttttttagaagaaaaactattcattttttttcttttcatttcctcttcttaaaacaaacacacataatagtagaattcaatcaaaaaaatattactatcattcgctattatatcatgctattatatcatgataccaattcatgaatatcattttagacaagtcattcgtatctcatcaatttgattttggtggtattgtcaaatttgatgtcTTTTTCCCAGATCACATTCTAATGAattgttaaattcattatatgtaactctgagaactttagagatttgctttatattgtcttaaattcttggttcttattaaatttatcaagtttagttaacgtaaatacatttctttttcatcttcatcacaaacctttctctttgaaaaaaaagaatcaatttttttactttttatcataatctttctaatataaatttatcacatcttACCTatctagaaaaaataaaatttacattcacaaatcacaattatcacaatgcaaaacataacaaaactcatactactttaattaaataagcaatactgtataaattcaaaacttcaaaaaaaaaattaccataggtagcgaaaaacacaaaatccctaaattttataattaaaggttataataatttaggaaaaattataattagggttcataccaatttcataaaagaatccctaaaattataattatggtttatattaatttgggataaacttaatttggaagaaacatcctaaaaagaatcataaactaacatacataaatcataataagatactaaccttgatttgtgagagatcatgcaagaatgtatacatgaatttcaatctatgtgtttccaacctatctatttatatttatctcttctttatacactttcatgataatttacacgGTAGAAATATCTtatagtcagaaaaaaaaaccctaatctcttttataaattaatgtctctattaaaattttttattttatcttttattataattttccataatataattttaatataaataatatataatataattttaaaaaatatataaaatacatataaaaaaattaaaaaaaaatggggagccgtggctccccctgTCCTATCCTAGTTCCGCCCCTGCTTATAATCCTAGACAAAACAATAAactacttatattattttttattatccaaaatcaaattatctgtataatattttttgttaaaaaaatatataaatcacacatatacaaattatatatatatatatatatatatatatatatatatatatatataaactaattaaaatacattaacaATTTAGAtgaatttaaacaatatttataaactgAATCGAATATGAAAACACCTATCATTTTCCAATCCTAATAATACCTTGCATTTGCCCTTTGACAAGTATTGTGTTTTacaaatagacaaaaaaaaaaaattgtcctgatattttatttgttaattattgtcatttgtatttatttttaatttatcaatatttttaatttattttccctgtccatttttcattttcaaattttaactctccattttaaaatcacaccgaaaaaaaattaacattctttattttcaatttttatctgttatctatttttttttttctaatttgcgACCAAACATATAAGCTATTCaactttatttatgtatttatttgataaggtaatttttttaatagtttttattttatttcaataagcATATTAGTGTTTCTAGACAATTTATCTAGATATATTTTACTATTCATATTACTATCTAAACACTTGAATAAATATGACAAAAGCACATGCATAATAGATTGATATTTCACTTAGAAACATTTGTAGGTTTGATTTGATGAACTTTCGATTTATGTGCATTTTGAACAAGACCTTTAAAAATAACATgttgattttttgttgttgtgttagTGTTGTTTTATAGGAGTTGATATTCTTTTAGTTGACAAGTTCTTTTATGCACCAAACAAAATGTGTTATTTCCATATTTACATGCCTTTATTCTCTTAACAAGACTATTTTCAGCATAATAAGATAAAGTTCTCTCTTAAGAATTGCTACTAAGACAACATAATGAATTAGTATTGAatttttatcttgtttcttATGTCTTGAACATAATGATAGCTTCAGGTGAGTGTCATATGAACaagttttaaaacaaatatattagtTCATTAAAATTAGATATCATTGTTGCCATGAAAAGCTAGGAAACattgaaacaatatttatttatgaaagcTAAATTGTCTTGGCAGAGAAAGTGGAGATAAGATCGTTGAATCACATAATTTCATAACTATCTTGTATAGTTCTAATAGTTTATGTGTAACCTAATTTGTAAACTTATCATATCTCTCCTAGTATAGTTTAGTAAacattatatgaaaataaaataataaattattgtaaatttaattaaatttctttaccaataaaaataatttatttaatccaGTCACCAAACAAAATCCAATGTTGAATAATGAAACTTAGTGAAAATTcagttctttttttcttttcctattatTCACTCAACAGTGGATGcgggttttattattttattttcatccttATATAGAAGATTCATCCTTATATCTAATGACATGGAATTTTTATTCTACTTCTATAACAGAATGGTTATGGTGTCTATATCCCTCCATTtaactatttcaatattaattaaatattttaaaaaaacaaaatcatatattacgaagtatttaatgttaatatatatatatatatatatatatatatatatatatatatatatatatatatatatatactcgttccatatttaatttgaaaaattgtatattacTTTTATCCATGCATATTTAGACGatataaagtttttaacaaaatcaggcAAAATCAGGTTCAGATAATTCCAAATAAACGAGATGTTTGAGTGTGTACTATTTACTAAAGTTCAAATCGTccttgctttattttaaaatacggATGTGGGATTCTAGTCCAAATTTCTTTTCGAGGTAAGAAATTCCATCTTCTTTCGGATTTCAACCTCATCGGGGTAAAAAACGAGAATACATATGGTTGATGTGGGATTCATATTTCTTGTGCTTTTATTTAGTTACGTggttaaaaaatgtaattaatttttttttcctacgATTCTccactaattaaaattttatcttcccaaatttaattttagttttaattagaaatatgaatatctatttaattttcatatcattttcaccatttaatttaaaattataccaCATTTGTaaacaaagataaaatgataattacttatttttatttattataaagttttttttttaatttaccaCATTTATCATATCATTCACTAAGTGTCAAAAACCTCCATCTTAAATTTCCTCACATCGTACCATTTAtctcttaatttaaataacacattACTCATTTTATCtcattaaatttattcacccaCTCTTCTTCAAATCCCTTCACTTATCCAAATAGACTCTCAATCCTCAAAGTACGGTCCACATATGAGACATATAGTactaaagattttattttattttatttccaaacTATTCGACTTAAGATCAAAAGATacgtattattttaaaataaaaatacaatattattgtCTTCTTAATTGAGATTGAGAGTAATGTGAGAATTAAGCGGTAGAAAGACGAAGGTCTCAGAAGGTGGAGGCTTTGGTAAGGGAGGTGATGGTAATACTGGGACCAAAACCAGATTCCTTAAATTCGAATTCAAAGGTATCATAACGTAGGAACAACTCTGCCAGAAACAACCTACAGAGCAGTACCACCAGATTCTTCCCTGGACACTGTTTATCAGCGGGGGTTGGTTCCTCCGTTTCTCGACCGTTCGACCAAAACACGTGCGCCAACATCTTCTCACCCTCCCCCACAAACCTCCCCGGCACGAACACCTCAGCATCCTCGAAGATTCTGGAATCCTTGGTCGCAAAAGGTTGATACCCGAACAACATTTCCCCCTTCTTCACCTTAAACGACGCATCGTGGCTCTGCACCACCAAGTCCTCTCTCGCTCTCCCGTACTGATAGGGTACCAGAGGCTCTATTCTCATCGTCTCGTAAACCACCGATTTCAACAGACTCATCTTCTCCAACGCCCCCACACTGACCCCACCCTCCTCCTTCACCACGCGCCTTATCTCGCTCCTGAGATCCGCGTGATGCTTCTCTCCGCCCAATCCCACCCACTTCATCAGCATCGGGAACTGGTTCTTCAAGCCGCCGTAGGAGTTGAAGCACGCCATGAAAACCACGTTGTGGCACGCTTCGTCTCGCCTGAGCCCAACTTTTTCTGCCTCGTCTAACACTGTCGTCGCGGAGGTTCTGAAGGCCTCGTAGAGCTTTTGGTAGTTGGATTTGGTGAAGAACGCAGGGAGGGGAAACGTGCGAATCAAGAAGTCTTCTACGTAGTTGAAGATTTTCGGAAGACCAAGAGTCCCAAGTGGCGCCAACTGGAAAAGCAGCCACGTGCTGATCAGCTTCGGTCCCTGAACACACACACCTAAATTATcttcaaattgaaaacaaataaattaatgacTCCTTTTCTgcttatttataatttcaatctGCTTGGAAGTCAATTTCATCTTCTCCTAATCAAATTAATAAGCATCCGGAAATGTAATTGAAGCATATTCATGCGTCTCGACCTAACCTTTCAAATAAATTCACTTTTAATAGTGCTTAATAATGAGATAAATGAATTCTTATAAACATATTAATAGAgtataattcaaattcaaattagctcataattatcaaatttataaaaaaaatatatatatccatTAAATtagatgatatatatatatatatatatatatatatatatatatatatatatatatatatatatatatcgttaACTTTATAATGTGATTATTTTTGTGTAGTATTTaacacataataattaaaaaagtggataaatttaatttcatatattatatatcaatatattatttaatcaatatgttaaatttaaaaggattttcttaattacttaagataaatataattttctttggaTGAGATTTTTCAtaagaattttgaaaagaaaaaataaaattaattttgttataaattataattattttatccataACTGTATATATGGAACACAAGTTCTATTATACTATTGTTACAAAAACTTCTTTTTTCTAATCTATATACACAtagaagttaattttatttttaagttgaaaaaATGATCTAAGGCATAATCAGTATAAAATATTTCTCACCCGTTTGAAATGTTACACTTTCTTGTAGAGAAAgtggttttatatatataaattgatacTGAGACGACTCATGTCAGTGAACGTAAAACTAAAATCGAGTTTGGTATGTAGTGCATGAGTacatgaagaaaagaaacaacGGCACTTACCTTAGAACCGAGGATGGTGTGTGAAGGGTCCTTGTTATCACAGAGCAACCGGAACAAGAAGTTGAAGGAGGCATTGTTGAAGACAGTGTTGAAGTCGGCCTCATGGTTTTTGTTCAACTGGTCCTCTATCTCACAAAAGGACTCGTGGAGGCAGTTGCGGAAAAGAGGCACAACGGCGTCTTTCCGCGCGGCGAGAGCGTTTAGGAAGAAGCGCTTGAGGAGGGCGTGCTTGGATTCTCGAGTGTCGAGGTAGGCGCAGACGCGGTGGCCACCGGTGAAGGCGGTGGAAGGCATGAAGGTACCCTCGAAGACGTTGAGCTTCTCCACCTTGTTGTTGTCGAATAGGATCGGGAAGGAGACGCCGTCTAAGAGCGCTATGACTCTAGGGTCGGAGGAGACGAAGGGACCCGGTGGCATGTTGGTTCGAATGACGGTGGAGTGGTACTTTTGGATTCTTGTGGCGAAGAACTTGTCCCTTCCTTGGTGGTAGAGGAAGTCGTGTCTGTCGCGTATGGCTCCCAAGATGGGGATCCCATAGCTGCCTGGGATTGGTTTCAGTAATGATGATGATGGCTCTGAGGACAATGCCATGTTAACTTTAGGATCTTTCTTTCTTGTCTGAAGAAACCAATGTTGTAGTATTGTTTCTGcgggttttattattttattttcatccttATATAGAAGATTCATCCTTATATCTAATGACATGGAATTTTTATTCTACTTCTATGTAACAGAATGGTTAGCGTGTCTATATTCCTCCATtaactatttcaatattaagtaaatatttaaaaaaaataatatattacgaagtatttcatgttaatatatatatatatatatatatatatatatctttttttattgtcaaatataaaaaataaaactgtaatagtataaatatgaagtaatgattttataaatatcaaataattagtataaatatatttgaatagtataaatagtataaataaaacCAATGTTGTagtataattttagtataatttatttgacattttaaatattttttattataatatttgaattaacattgaagcaaaaatgtgtcaaacggtataaacaattcaaatattatcatgaaatatgtttcaaacgttatataaaattaacaaaatttggttaaaaggactaaattcacgcatttttagatatgaatgactaaattgatcgaaaattttgaaaagaaactaattctaaattttactaaaacttgagataccaaaaacatacttaacccttaaatttatatacaataaTAGTTTAcctgaaaatttaaaatttagaaatttagttaatttaattcattatattaaatttcttatttacTCATGTGGTTTTTAAGCAATTCAGATTGTTGAagcttattattattattattattattattactattattatttactattattattattatttaattagtatttttctttattcttatgtaagagataattatttatccattaataaatttataatatttttcatgataGATCTATTAAAACGAtaattttgactaaaaaattaactagattaaatcaattattatttattctcatCCTTAATAACTTCTCTTaacttgattttgttttttctaaattatcttAGTGATAGACttctgttttgtttgttttaagagGTGAAAAGGTGAAAacgaaaatatttgaaaaagaaaattatgaaagtttgtaaatagtttgatagatgtgataaatattttttaatgaattaaaatgtaaaatttcaattttatccttatgttaaaataaaatctaattagttaaaattaattaaaaataaaattagaataattagtttttaataaaaaattaatagaaatatttattattattattattatattatattatattatataatagtaTATTCATAAGAACATCAAGTTCTCTATAAAGTACAATCCAATATGGTAATAGATTCcggaaaattcaaaattatgagAGTCACTTtgataaacatatt is a window from the Vigna unguiculata cultivar IT97K-499-35 chromosome 7, ASM411807v1, whole genome shotgun sequence genome containing:
- the LOC114190934 gene encoding allene oxide synthase 3-like; the protein is MALSSEPSSSLLKPIPGSYGIPILGAIRDRHDFLYHQGRDKFFATRIQKYHSTVIRTNMPPGPFVSSDPRVIALLDGVSFPILFDNNKVEKLNVFEGTFMPSTAFTGGHRVCAYLDTRESKHALLKRFFLNALAARKDAVVPLFRNCLHESFCEIEDQLNKNHEADFNTVFNNASFNFLFRLLCDNKDPSHTILGSKGPKLISTWLLFQLAPLGTLGLPKIFNYVEDFLIRTFPLPAFFTKSNYQKLYEAFRTSATTVLDEAEKVGLRRDEACHNVVFMACFNSYGGLKNQFPMLMKWVGLGGEKHHADLRSEIRRVVKEEGGVSVGALEKMSLLKSVVYETMRIEPLVPYQYGRAREDLVVQSHDASFKVKKGEMLFGYQPFATKDSRIFEDAEVFVPGRFVGEGEKMLAHVFWSNGRETEEPTPADKQCPGKNLVVLLCRLFLAELFLRYDTFEFEFKESGFGPSITITSLTKASTF